The genomic interval caagtaactactacatgtaatgtacaatctcataattaaatgggacatgaaatgctaactaaaatcatctagtcacttagacagaacactacaaTGTGTAGAAAGagatttaaaaatttacctgaagaatgagatgcttgatattttgcattgtgtgtataggatgTGTGAAGAATATTGGAAGGTGGATCGGGGAATGACATGTTAAAGTACTCTCTAGCAAAATCTAGCGACTGCTGTGACATTTCTTACCAGATTTATGAcgtttgtttaccagtttacaatgctgtatacgcataactcaatcttaaccagttatagtcattaccagtTGGATATAACAGTGTACGCTCTAGATGTTAAAGAAAGACTCAAAGTAACATAATAatgttttgtgcttgtatatacgtagttctatttgtggtcaatttgagcatggtataagatactgtgaatatgcatcatcaactgctccatctcatcatagtaaagaaacaccgccctttggtatttatcaagttttgaaaccagaattactgtaacagctagccctCATATATGGAGCCCTATCTGAGAAGACTCCCAATCTAACAGCCAGGGACACAATGAATGGCAGATCGCTCAAGTGAGcattatagatataaatagataCACCCACCATCATCATGTATGCAAATCTATTCAGAAATCACTTTCAGCATGGCTGGTCTCCCAAAAGATCCtgcaaataatctatcaaatgtacaaagtacaatagctaaaagcactacgagtcaaactgcaatgcagctatacaaacttagttgcactcatttcttcagaaaatTGGTCACGGCAGCTCCCTGAAGAATAGGCACTTTCTGTGTAACTCTGGAGAATCTCGAAAgatgaactaaaaattcaaaccttctttgacttacaagtgcagtacatacaactgaaacattgcatgcaagtacctTATCGAGATCCAGAAATGTTAACTAATCAAAACATAGGTGACTTATGCCTAAACCACACATGTAATTCGTCTTCTGGCAGGTGCAATAATGGAAGTTATCCAGGTTACTCAtctagaatctgcaacaactAGAATAAAGAAGTTACGTTGactctatttacaatattgactgtgttaattaatcaaagaaaatatgaaatgtattaaatcaataaatattaactgcaataatcaatcgacatttactatataaatttaattaataacattgactgtagacatcaatcaaaacttccaccactaaatattagctcaccactacatattaactgaattcacaacaacaaatgtcctggattgttcatattccttgatctatagagaggaacagattgCAGTTAGAgttttcagaatgagtgttcagaacaagttatTCCTGTTTTATGttcagcaaactgtgcacccactagagaaataagcatcttcattgtgtgtgttctaattttattgttaaaatggatcatggattgattctattttaggctaatgaaaaactgtgttcttttgcaacagactgtccatgGCGCAGATCAACAGCTTCCTGTaatcctgcctgtttgccatacatttcttatgtaaaacaaattaattgcagtaacagcagagtacatgattaattaaaaaacgagttcttctgcaatagttactacatatatatacatatatttagaaatacatatatttttacataaacccacctacgtgggtatctaacacacattatccatatatatatatatatatatatatatatatatatatatatatatatatatatatatatatatatatgttcaGCATTAAAACGTTAAAAGCTATTGCATCTAAAACTTCAGCTGTCAGCGGAATTCGATTCCATCAAGCTTTCCAGAATTTGACGCAACAACTTTCGGTACAGTTGTGGAAATACAATGCAAGGATGTTGTTCAGAAGAATTCaacttgaagtacaggacattgatagttgggatatacccACCGTAGCGTAGTGTAGAATTTGGTAGTTAGTTCTGtttaaaaaaaaaaaaaaaaaaaaaaatatatatatatatatatatatatatatacacttataaattataaattactatttattaaatcacatttaaggttcaaaaatactaccataaatacataaattgtgctttaatgttactaaatactttattctaataaattaacaattagttaaattaactaatatcaattaactagcaaactGTACAAACTtctgccgtcttgtataataactgcatcacgcaaagcttttctggagtcaattgtttctcgagaaagtcgatttctgcaaagaaaacggtttgtagcaaccaacatttcccatattggggctctcccttcactagccactgttgcttactgagtgtggtaactgctcgcagagaaagcgcaattcccacgatctgtcagcatagCACctcacatttcgaactactagccatttgtgcacgtgagaatggtctaccgtgcacgtgcaagttaaacttatccgggctatatatccgggatgtgtgtgtgaagtggacccaAAAAAAAATTTGCGTATCCAACCCGATATACACCAAGGTTCGTCGTACAGCTCTTCTTCCATCTCCTCCTGCTTGGGTGACATTTCCTCCACATCTGGAAGTTTCAGAACACGCAATGCCGAGTTAAGCGCCTCATCACCGATTCTATCATGCTCGCGTAGTTCTATGATGTATTTCAGCATCTTCGATGTTAGAACGAGCAATGCATAGTTGACTGCCGTGTACCACCTATATTTTTCTGGTCGTATAGTTGTAAGAGGTATGTGAGCTCTTTAGCGGATGGATTCAAAACACGTAATGCACTATCAAGCGCCACCGCACTGATATGACTTTCGTCGTACAAATGTAAGAAGTATTCGAGTGGCTCCATAGCTATATAAACAGTTACATAAAAACGTTGCGCCCTATTAGAGAAATAAAAAATCTATAGAGATATAAAAGGTTGTGTACGTGCAAAGCAGGCGATTATCAAGACATGCCGCGAACCTCGAGAAGTTCTCCAATGTTCTCATTGTTGGACCACCATCCACTACAACGACGAGTGTTGGTATTGCGCTTTCCATTGCCCTCCAAAATTGGAAGGGATTGATCCCATAGCTAAAAATGTGAGTTTGATTCAAAATCTAGTTAAAAGAGAGTGCAAATGGGAATACGAATGCGGAGGATGTGGTAGATTCTATGACATAGAATACCCGAGAGCGGGATCAAACACCCACTACTTTCAAAGATCCAAATACAAGATCAAATACAACCTCAAAAAAAACAATTAGAACGATTTGATATCACCGAAGATCAGAAGAGGACGGTCGTGATGAGAATATATGGTTTCATCCAAGAAAACTCATCAAATTGGCTTTGGCTTTTATTCTATCTAAGATGTTCACGCGAATAGGTCTTCCAGAGCAAGCCCAACGCTGTGCCCCCACATTCGAAAAGACTCTAATCAACTACGAGCAACTATGGAACACTATATCGAAGATCTTATTCAAGGGTGGAAATGTTGTCAACAGACACCGAACTGTTGAAAGGTGAACAGACACCGATCGCGAATTATATTGCTGAACTTCACAGGCTATCGAAGCACTGCGATTTTGGAGACTACCTGGATACAGCGCTCAGGGATCAACTGGTGTGCAAATTATATTACGAGGCTGTGCAGAGAAAGATCCTTGCCGAATCAGAGCTGACCTTAACGAAGGCAGTCCACATTGCACAAGCCGCTGAAACTGCGAGAGACGAAACGCATGCTTTACGTGGGACTACCACATGGCGACCACCTGCAAAGCAAGTCAAAACGGCGTTTAGCGTACAACGTGACACAGCAGGTGGCGCTTACAAGGCAAGGCAATTAGACAGCAGAGAATGCTATAGATGTAGCGGGCGTGGACATCACCCCAGTACATGCAAATTCAAGTCTCAGAAGTGTCATTTCTGCAAGGGACAAGGGCATATCAGTAGAGTATGCCGCAAACGATCTCAACAAGATGAGCTCAAGAAGGGCACCGCAGCCGTACGTACCACAGTGAAAGGCAAGCCACAACCCACTCATCAAATTGATGAAGATACTGTCAGTGTGGCGTTTGCTCAATCTGGAAAGGGCGGAGTCAAGATCACACTGGAAGTAGCCGGCAGTCAGATACCAATGGAAATGGACACAGGAGCCACAATGGCGGTAATACCCATCAGTGTATATGAGCAGTATCTGTCCCATGTCCAGCTACATGCAAGTACGGTGTCATTGAAGACGTACAATGGTGGAAGACTCAAGGTGAAAGGAGAGGCAACTGTATCAGTGAGGTACGGTGAGCAGCATGCTCCTGCTAAAATTATAGTAGTAGATGTACGGGGTAAACCAGCCATTCTGGGGAGGAACTGCTTAAGTAAGGTCCGGCTCGATTGGGGATCTCTGTTCAGTGTTGAGGCAAGCCAAATGTTTGACCCCAAGGAGAAGTTTCCAAGATTATTTGTTCCCGGCGTGGGTACTGTACAAGGGCATGAGGCAAGAATTACACTGACAGCTGAGGCTAACCCGAGATTTCACAGGCCTCGACCGGTGCCATATGCTCTACAAGAAAAGGTCAATCAGGAACTAGATCGCATGCAACGCGAGGGAGTGATACGACCAGTAGAGAAGAGTGACTGGGCAACTCCAGTAGTTGTAATTCGGAAAGGGAACGGTACAGTGAGACTGTGTGGTGACTACAATGTCTCGACAAACCCCTATATAGATATGGGAAGTTATCCAATGCCGAACCCCCAGAATTTGTTGGCAACCTTGGCTGGAGGAAGACGATTGTCGCGAATGGATCTGAAACAGGTGTACCAGCAGATGTGTGTTGCCTCTAATAGCCAACATTATTTGACGATTAATACCAACAAGGGTTCATTCACAATTAATCGGATGCCTTTCGGAATATGTTCAGCGCCTGGAATTTGGCAGCGAACTATGGACAACCTCTTGTCAGGAATTCCTGGTGTCATCTGCTATTTGGACGACATATTAGTAGTTGGCGAAAATGAAGAACAACATGAGTAGAGGTTGTTAACAGTGCTGAGACTATTGGATAAGGCTGGTATGAAACTGAAACAGGAAAAATGCGAATTCAATCAGCCGCAAGTGGACTACTTGGGTCATATTATCTGTGAGCAAGGCATCTCACCCTCGGAGACTAAGGTCCAGGCGATTAGAGATGCACCGGAACCGACGAACGTGACAGAGCTTAAGGCTTTCCTTGGCTTACTCAATTACTACGGGCGGTTTTTGCCAAAATTGTCAACGACCTTGCATCCCTTGTATGCGTTATTAGGCAAGAATCGACTGTGGAAGTGGGGATCTAAGGAAAGAGAAGCATTCCAAAAAGGGAAACAGAAGCTTCTGGAATCAAAATTTCTGACACATTACGACCTGCGAAGGCCAGTGAGTCTGAGTTGTGATGCATCACCTTATGGGCTAGGTGCCTGTCTGACACACATACTGCCAGATGGCGAGGAGAGACCGATAGCCGGATCTGCAGACTGATCAATATAAAGATGCTACCTTTCGAGCAAAAGACCTCGAACCAGGATCAACTGTAAGTGTCTGGAACCCGAGACAGGACAGTAGAGAGAAGTGGTTAGGTGGTACCATAGTTCAGAAACTGGGTTCCACAAATTACTTGGTCAATGTCGGAGGAAGTACTAGATATGTACATGTGGACCAACTAAGATCCAGAGATGAGAGGAGTATGTCACACGTGGCAGAGACAGAAGAAGCACCAATTTCAGTGGCCCTGGATAAAGACACACAGCGAGATAAAGCAGCAGTTGAAGAGAACACAACAGTTGAACTAGGTGAATCAAGCCAGGAGACACCAACGACAGCAACAGCCGAGTTATCACCCGGAGCAGAAAGAAGATATCCGGCGAGATCCAACAGGAGACCTCCTGCTAGATACCGACAAGACTAAGGATGGAGGACtgtggtgtattgtgtgtactaATTAGTTAGAGGCGGAGTTACGATGACATGTATAAGATAGCCGTAAAGCAATTGCATTGTTAGAGTCTGTGTTCCGCGTTCAGATATAGTTTAGTGTGTCTATAGCAATAGAGCGTCAGTCTTCCATGGTGTAGAATCAGTGTGTGCGTTTAAGTGcaaatacagtacagtattcTTCTGCGAACGCTGTCTACACGGATACACGCGACAAGACCTTCTCGAACAACACAAACCCGACTGTCGAGGTATCGGACATCGCGCCATCCGAGTAGAGATGCCCGAAAAAGGCAAGAACAAACTCACTTTCCAGAATTACCAAAACCAACTCAAAGTCCCTTACACCTATGCAGACTTTGAGTTTCTCATCAACAAGATCGAAGGTCCCATATGTGATCCCAACAAAAGCAACACCGAAAGACAGCTCATTACGAAGCTTTCGAGTGTTTGAGAGTCCCACTGAAGACGACTCGATCACCGAGTTTCAATACATCAAGTATCTTCCCAACAATCTTCCCAAGGTGGGCACGACTGACATCGAAGTGCGATGGCAACTGAGTGCGGACCCGGAATGGAATTATCACGTCTACTGTGTTATCTTGAATGATCGATACAAGACTTTGGAAACGGAGCTTGAAAAGATGAATGTGATCGTTTAACGTAACCGTATATATAAATAGAGACATGAGTTACATCAATTACGGATTCACTCTGACCGCTAGTCAGAAGCAGGCGCGACAAAATGCACATCAAAAACAAATGGGCTACACCCTACAATTATCTCATTCTCAGCTTTTGGAAGACGATTATCTCGCTCTCACTAAGACGCAATACAACAAGATTACCAAAGCGAAGAACGAACGGTTGGAATATCGAGTTGTAACTATCCAAGACGCAGACAGCATAAAATGGCTGAGCCATCGGTGCTATCATTGCtaaaataatgccccatgtcTTCAAATACACTCCCAAAGTACTGGGCACTCTAGCTAGGTCTTGCCGCAGCATCTGACGGAATACAGAAAGCGATCTCTGGAAGTGGGAAAAAGCCAGGCGTTGTGAGAAACATCGTCGTACGAAGCAGGCGTTTTGGGACTATTAAATCAATGATGGGAATAATGCTCTGCAGTCTAGCAGCTCCTCTCATAGGTAAACTGTTTGAAGCCGGATCCCCAGGCAATGTTGGCGCTAGATTAATTGCCTGCTACCGCTGGCAAAAAAATTACCTAGTATTAAAGAAAGAAGAGGAAAACGTCTAACTCTTCCTGGAATCTGTTGATCAATATACTGAGAAATCACGTTGTAGACAACTACAGAGGAACTTATAGCAAAGATGCCATACCAGCTAATCCCAAAGACGACGAATGTCTCGTCATCAATCTGGAAGATTACTTTGATGGTAATGGTACCCATTGGGTAGCCATATACACATGTATAACGGGAAACGAGATGTAGAATATTTTGATAGTCTTGGTATGCGACCTCCAAGTGTGATCTATCAATATATGCAAAAAGACGGGTAAAGGTATCGTGTATAACTCCAGTATGCTACAGGATATCAATAGCGTTCTGAGTGGTTATTACTGTATCCACTTCATAGTCCACCATTGACAAGGGCGTCCTATGCGTGATATTCTTCTCGATTTCACCCAAGTACCATCATCGGGCAACGAACGACAAGTAGGAAATTTTATGTAGACGTATATATAGCACCATGTCGTCGTACTGTGTGAGGTGTAAAAAGAAAACTCCAGAAGTTAATTCCACCGCGGTAAAACCAAGAATAACAGAATAGCCATGAAATCTGTATGTCCTGTATGTAGAACCAAGAAATCCAGATTCATATCTATGAATGAAGCCAAAACGGTGGGTTTCTGGGTTAATAAAAAGTCTGCTTGGTTTGGGCGCTGCCAACCCTGTTGCTGGTCTGAGGTTGCCCGGCATTGTTGGTGGAGGTGGTAAAAACGTAAAAAGGGTAAAAAGAAAAAAAGTAGTGTTGACAGATCAACTCGCCGAAGGACTCCATAAACCCGCAAAACGACAATTTTCCAACGAGACGTGTCAGGGTGTGAGGTGTGGACGACAGTTGGTCTGCGGATCTCGTCGACATGCAGTCTTTCTCCAAATACAACGATGGGGTCAAGTATCTTCTCAATGCCATCGACGTGTTCAGCAAGTACGCGTGGTCGATTCCTCTACGGGATAAACGGGTAAAGCTATTGTAGAACCTTTGGATACGATCATACCTTCCAAACCAAGGAACTTGTGATTAGATCATGGTGGTGAGTTTTATAATGAAACCACGGGGATCGCTGGTTAAGGTTAAGAGAAAATAATATTCACAGGTATTCGACTTACAATGAAGGTAAAGCAGTGGTGGTAGAAAGATTTAATCGGACTCTGAAAACGTACACCGGTATACCCTTTCTCCCAATAAAGTCATGGCCATAGCTGCCACTTGCGGCCATGTCGTTATGGTGCATCTAGGTTGACAACTCGCCGCCACCCACGTCCGAGAGGCTATGAACAGCTGCCGGTGGAGGTCACGACTACGTCGTGCGATTGTGTTACAACTATGACAAGGTCGATCTCGATGGATCCGGAGTCGTGGAATGGGCTACACAGGTGGTCACAAGAACGTCGTGCGTTTATGTCAAGAATTGAGAGCCACGGATCTTGACCGGGCCATATTGTGGGCCCTAAAAGGTGGTCACGAAAACATCATGGGCCTGTGTCGTGATTGAAGTGTCACC from Corticium candelabrum chromosome 14, ooCorCand1.1, whole genome shotgun sequence carries:
- the LOC134189900 gene encoding uncharacterized protein K02A2.6-like; this translates as MLSTDTELLKGEQTPIANYIAELHRLSKHCDFGDYLDTALRDQLVCKLYYEAVQRKILAESELTLTKAVHIAQAAETARDETHALRGTTTWRPPAKQVKTAFSVQRDTAGGAYKARQLDSRECYRCSGRGHHPSTCKFKSQKCHFCKGQGHISRVCRKRSQQDELKKGTAAVRTTVKGKPQPTHQIDEDTVSVAFAQSGKGGVKITLEVAGSQIPMEMDTGATMAVIPISVYEQYLSHVQLHASTVSLKTYNGGRLKVKGEATVSVRYGEQHAPAKIIVVDVRGKPAILGRNCLSKVRLDWGSLFSVEASQMFDPKEKFPRLFVPGVGTVQGHEARITLTAEANPRFHRPRPVPYALQEKVNQELDRMQREGVIRPVEKSDWATPVVVIRKGNGTVRLCGDYNVSTNPYIDMGSYPMPNPQNLLATLAGGRRLSRMDLKQVYQQMCVASNSQHYLTINTNKGSFTINRMPFGICSAPGIWQRTMDNLLSGIPGVICYLDDILVVGENEEQHE